The genomic region atattataaacattgggttaacaacatttaacaagatcgttaacctaaaggtttcaaaacaacatttacatgtaacgactaacgatgacttaacgactcagttaaaatgtatatacatgtagtgttttaatatgtatttatacacttttgaaagacttcaatacacttatcaaaatacttctacttaacaaaaatgcttacaattacatcctcgttcagtttcatcaacaattctactcgtatgcacccgtattcgtactcgtacaatacacagcttttagatgtatgtactattggtatatacactccaatgatcagctcttagcagcccatgtgagtcacctaacacatgtgggaaccatcatttggcaactagcatgaaatatctcataaaattacaaaaatatgagtaatcattcatgacttatttacatgaaaacaaaattacatatcctttatatctaatccatacaccaacgaccaaaaaaacctacaaacactttcattcttcaattttcttcatctaattgatctctctcaagttctatcttcaagttctaagtgttcttcataaattccaaaagttctagtttcataaaatcaagaatactttcaagtttgctagctcacttccaatcttgtaaggtgatcatccaacctcaagaaatctttgtttcttacagtaggttatcattctaatacaaggtaataatcatattcaaactttggttcaatttctataactataacaatcttatttcaagtgatgatcttacttgaacttgttttcgtgtcatgattctgcttcaagaacttcgagccatccaaggatccattgaagctagatccatttttctcttttccagtaggtttatccaaggaacttaaggtagtaatgatgttcataacatcattcgattcaaacatataaagctatcttattcgaaggtttaaacttgtaatcacaagaacatagtttagttaattctaaacttgttcgcaaacaaaagttaatccttctaacttgacttttaaaatcaactaaacacatgttttatatctatatgatatgctaacttaatgatttaaaacctggaaacacgaaaaacaccgtaaaaccggatttacgccgtcgtagtaacaccgcgggctgttttgggttagttaattaaaaactatgataaactttgatttaaaagttgttattctgagaaaatgatttttattatgaacatgaaactatatccaaaaattatggttaaactcaaagtggaagtatgttttctaaaatgatcatctagacgtcgttctttcgactgaaatgactacctttacaaaaacgacttgtaacttatttttccgactataaacctatactttttctgtttagattcataaaatagagttcaatatgaaaccatagcaatttctgtttagactcaaaacggatttaaaatgaagaagttatgggtaaaacaagattggataatttttctcattttagctacgtgaaaattggtaacaaatctattccaaccataacttaatcaacttgtattgtatattatgtaatcttgagataccatagacacgtatacaatgtttcgacctatcatgtcgacacatctatatatatttcggaacaaccatagacactctatatgtgaatgttggagttagctatacagggttgaggttgattccaaaatatatatagtttgagttgtgatcaatactgagatacgtatacactgggtcgtggattgattcaagataatatttatcgatttatttctgtacatctaactgtggacaactagttgtaggttattaacgaggacagctgacttaataaacttaaaacatcaaaatatattaaaagtgttgtaaatatattttgaacatactttgatatacatgtatatattgttataggttcgtgaatcaactagtggccaagtctcgacgaagtaaaaatctgtgaaagtgagttatagtcccacttttaaaatctaatatttttgggtttagaatacatgcaggttttataaatgatttacaaaatagacacaagtacgtgaaactacattctatggttgaattatcgaaatcgaatatgcccctttttattaagtctggtaatctaagaattagggaatagacaccctaattgacgcgaatcctaaagatagatctattgggcctaacaaaccccatccaaagtaccagatgctttagtacttcgaaatttatatcatatccgaagggtgtcccggaatgatggggatattcttatatatgcatcttgttaatgtcggttaccaggtgttcaccatatgaatgatttttatctctatgtatgggatgtgtattgaaatatgaaatcttgtggtctattattatgatttgatatatataggttaaacctataactcaccaacatttttgttgacgttttaagcatgtttattctcaggtgattattaagagcttccgctgtcgcatacttaaataaggacgagatttggagtccatgcttgtatgatattgtgtaaaaactgcattcaagaaacttattttgttgtaacatatttgtattgtaaaccattatgtaatggtcgtgtgtaaacaggatattttagattatcattatttgataatctacgtaaagctttttaaacctttattgatgaaataaaggttatggtttgttttaaaatgaatgcagtctttgaaaaacgtctcatatagaggtcaaaacctcgcaacgaaatcaattaatatggaacgtttttaatcaataagaacgggacatttcagttatgatTTCACAGGAAAGGTTGGAGATGTATGGATCAAGACACAAAAAAGTTTACCACTTCAagagatgtggtatttgatgaagtgtcTTCTCAGTTTTCTAAATCAAGTAAAAGAGATGATGAAAATAGAGATTACAAATGCATGTTTCCTGATTTGATACTCAAAATGAAAGTGAGAATAATggtgtttatcaaactcaaaaagaGGCACCTACTGAAGAAGTACCGACTCAAGTTAGAAGGTCAACAAGTGAGAAGAGACAACCAAAGCACCTCAATGATTATGAGGTGAACACGATCACTACTTGTTTCTTTTCAGGTGGCATAACCAAGGAACCAACATGTTATGAAGAAGCTAAAGATTCCCCGGATTGGAGAAAAGCAATGAAAAAAGAAATTGATGCATTGGAGAAAAATAAAATTTGGGAGCTTGTCAAGAAACTGGAGGCATGTAAACCGGTTACTTGTAAGTGGGTTTACCATTTGAAGAAAAACTCGGATAGAACCATCAATAGGTTCAAAGCTCGTTTGGTGGCTCGTGGCTTTTGTCATAGTTATGGGCttgattatgatgagacttttaGCCCCGTGGCTAAAATGGTGACGGTGAGAACAATAATCTCACTAGCAGCATACAAAGGGTGGAAATTGTGGCAACTTGATGTCAAGAATACTTTTCTGTATGGAGAGCTTGATCGTGAGGTATTCATGGAACAACCTATTGGGTTCACTTCAAATCAATTTCCGGATTATGTGTGCCAGTGGCACAATGCTTTGTCTTTTGTGGTTTTGAGATTTCTAATGCGGATTCTAGCTTGTTTGTGAAGAAAGAATTATGTTTTCATATCTTAGTGTTGTTATATATTGATGACATGATAATCACAAGAGGAAATGTGTTAGAAATCTCTCCTTTAATTGATGATCTTTTGGTTCGTTTTGAGATGAATAATCAAGGGGAGATTGGTTGTTTTCTTGGCTTGGAAGCCGATAAGCTAGAAAACGGTTACTTGATCTCTCAAAAGGGATATGCAAGGAGTCTCTTGGAATGTTTCAACATGGGGGAGTCAAAGCCTATGACCACTCCAATGAAACTAAACCTCAAGATGAAGAAAGATCAAGGAAAGGAGCTCAAGGATGCAAAGTTGTTTCAACAATTGGTTGGAAGTTTGATCTATCTAACCATCACAAGGCCGGAAATTGCTTACTCGGTTGgcattgtttttcaatttatgtaatgtccaactaatgttcatcttgatgCAGCTAAAAGGATCCTTCGCTATGTGAAAGGATCAATGGGTCACAGTTTGTCGTACAAGAAGTGTGATGATTATTTGTTGAATGGTTGTGGATGCAGATTGGATGGGTGATGTCAATGATCGCCATTCAACTTCGGGCTACTATTTCAACATGGGTTTCGCGGTTATTTCATGGTGTAATAAAAAGCAAGATGTGGTTGCTTTGTCTAGTACGGAAGCGGAATATACACCTGCAACTATGGCGGCAAGAGTGTACTTGGTTAAGAATGTTGATTGGTGATATACTTCAAGAAGTAGATTATGTTGTCAAACTAAAATGTGACAACGAAAGTGCAATCAAGCTTGCTTCGAATCCTGTTTTTCATGCATGCTCGTACGAAAGCATATAGAAATGCGAtatcattttattcgtgaaaaGGTACTTAGCTGGGAAATCGAGCTAGCAAATGTAAGGACGAATGCTCAAGTAGCCAACATCTTTACTAAAGCATTGATGAAGACCAAGTTCATGGAGTTTCGAGAGGCGTTAGGGATTGTTGATTGGGATTTTGCATTAAGGGTAGTGTTAAAATAAATAATGCAAAATGATTGTGGTGTTTTTGTACGATTTGGAAGTTCACCGGAAAAAGTCACCCAACTCTTACAAAAACATTTTGTCACCTAACTTACATTGCCACAAACTCTaagcagagaagaagaagaaactaaagAACGTACCTGATTGATTTTTGTTTCTCGTTGTTGATTAATTTCCACGCAATCAATTCTTTCTCGTTCGGTTCTCAGCTACTATAAATCACAAGCCCTAAATTTCTGAAACTCCCGATGATGATTCAGCAATAGTTTACCTGACCTAATTTTGGTTTTTAGTAAAGTTAAATGGAATTTGTGGACTGAATTAAATTGGTTATTTGGGCTCATGTTTAGTTGGGCTGGGAATTAatcaatttttaaaaaatataaattattaattaagtAATACTAATTGTTGAGCTTGTTGGAACATAGAGTTCCTTTCTTATTAACATTCTTGTATTCTTGTTGCTTGTTATAACATACACAATATACTCAAAATGTAAATGAGTATAAAGTAAACAAAAGTATATAATCGACTACATCTTAACTTTTTGTTCTTATTATTCATTCTTAACTAAAACCAATATATAGCTAAAATACATAGACCCTCACTAACGAACTAAATGCATGAAAGTAGCACAACTTCACTGCCACTATTCAACTTACACATAAGAATCGGTCAATACAATACTACAAATTCATACGTATTTAAACATTAATTAAAACTAACACTTATCACTAATTGAATAATCTATCTATAGTATTTATTAAATCTCTAATTTAATGACATCATAAATAAGctatttcttttgttaaaaaaaaattcaaaacaaaaAAGAAAGAATTAGATGACATCTAGATAATGTCATTATTCAATTTAattacaatttaaaaaaaaaagatatattaGATTACTCAAAAAAAGCTTGAACGTGTATTCGGTCCATACAAACAAGTTGATTTTGTTTCTACGGATAACATTAAAACTTTTAGAAGTTATCTAGAATTGCAACTCTATTCGGCTCTTCAATTGTATTTTCGATTTTAAACCGATTGTTTAGTGATATGATTAAAAATATGTATGattgtttattatttattttatatatgttaaataatattaacatgttaattgtatagtatatgaagtattatgtacaaccttataataaaatacactcatgatcatatgtacaatatttgaagcattatgtacaaccttgtgATAAAACACTCCAATGACCATATTtacaaactttaaaataaattgtacaatcttttacaaaacacttcatgaacacatgtacaaactttgaagcatattgtagaaCCTTCATAtagtaatttaatttttaaaaaaaattcaatagacatttgttattactaataattattattcaaaatataaatactcaatttttaaccaaactttattattactatttatttttgtaataatataataataataataataataataataataataataataataataataataataataataataataataataataataataataataataataataattatctataatttctattaatattattatattattcaaatatgggtttttctacgggattaattacgttatatatgtatgcgaaatatatatctcaataaaaggttgtaatataggtttttatgacaaagaaaataataattgtgatgaaaattgaaagagaGTGGTGGGAGAttgaatgtagttcatttattttgaccaagttaagtacatcaatatgtttgtaaaaacaacgacaaatttttagtcggaatctgtggttccacgagtcattaaactaaatgactttagcatataTATTCACTTaacacctaaaacatatcattaaactgtttcttttaaacaaacccgtgattttacgggtcatttcTCTAGTACTTACTAAATACCATATAATTATTTAACCAAAAATTTTGGACACATTAATATGTTACCATGTCTACATCAAAATTACTCAACAGAGCTAGGAATCAGAATCGTTACTGTTCCGTATAAATTGTTATTTTTTGCCCAAAATTTTCAAGGTTTGGGAATAACTCACCCCCTCCAAGCTAGTGTTAGTTCAAAAGCCTTTTCGTAGTGttccataataaataaataataatataatattgactTAATAAAATTGGAGCCTAAATCGAAAAGTGGGATTAACCTCCAGATAAAGTACATCTGTTACACGTCAAGTCTTTAGCAACGAGCTGTTCAGGTGAGTGAGTGATCTTATAATTAATCCGGAATCAGTTACCAAATGGGTGATCAAAATCACAGTAACATGAAAGTAGAAATTGTAAAAGGCTTGGGAGCTTCAATAGGAAGATATTGATTACCAACTAGAAAAGTTCATTCAAAATCATAATCCATCCCGCATTACTTAAATAAAGAAAATAATCAAGATCAAGTGCAGTATATCTGTtattgcttcaaattttacaatacTTATGAAAATAGCATTAGCTTGTAGAACTAATACATCAGAACATGTATTTATAGAAAACCCGCCCATGATTTTGTTTTCAAAAATCAGTATAACACGAATGCAAATTGTAAACAGTGATCTGTTGTCTTTAGGTTGGAGTCAGATACGAAATCAGCTACTTCCTGAATCCTGTATCTGTGTGTTTTGGGTTAATTGGTTTATCATAACTTTTGTTTAATATTTAGTGTTAAGTTTAAGTATTTTGCATGTCTAAATGTTTGGACGTTTGACATGTTTATTTGGTTATgttatttattttgtttaaatcAATTAGTACTTGGTTAAATTGGTAGGAGATTGACCATATCTTATACACGTGAAAGTGTGGGATGTTACGTGGGAGTACATGGTCTACCGATTTATTAGGAGTAGTGGAGTAAATGTGTTATAGTTAATTAGTAGTTTTTCATATGTAGTGTATCTCATAGAAATAAAAATTGAGGCAGATGAGTTTTTACTCCTTTTCTTTTCTGTTCTCCAATGTATATCTCATTTTGTTCATCCTAATTATTACTCCGTAAATCATAGTGTAATTGGGAGGGTCTGTGATCCTACACTGTGAACACAAATATGGATTTAtgtgatggaaaaccgtgtgtactttaaaT from Rutidosis leptorrhynchoides isolate AG116_Rl617_1_P2 chromosome 9, CSIRO_AGI_Rlap_v1, whole genome shotgun sequence harbors:
- the LOC139867896 gene encoding uncharacterized mitochondrial protein AtMg00810-like yields the protein MIITRGNVLEISPLIDDLLVRFEMNNQGEIGCFLGLEADKLENGYLISQKGYARSLLECFNMGESKPMTTPMKLNLKMKKDQGKELKDAKLFQQLVGTKRILRYVKGSMGHNWMGDVNDRHSTSGYYFNMGFAVISWCNKKQDVVALSSTEAEYTPATMAARVYLVKNVDW